One genomic region from Neisseria weaveri encodes:
- the fabF gene encoding beta-ketoacyl-ACP synthase II → MSQRRVVITGLGQVSPVGNDVATAWSNLLAGKSGIGKITRFDASDLACQIAGEVKDFEIGDYISPKEARRMDAFIHYGIAAALQAIADSGLDDVEGLDKDRVGVNIGSGIGGLPSIEATGKVVLESGARKINPFFIPGSLINLIAGHVTILKGYRGPSYGMVSACTTGAHSIGDSARMIKYGDADVMVAGGAEGAVCTLGMGGFAAMKALSTRNDDPLTASRPWDKGRDGFVMGEGAGVLVLEELEHAKKRGAKIYAELVGFGMSSDAFHITAPNVEGPALAVNRALKDAGLDPTSVDYVNAHGTSTPLGDANETNAIKLALGDHAKKVVVNSTKSMTGHLLGAAGGVEAVYSVLAVHDQKSPPTINIFEQDIESGCDLDYCANEARDVKIDVAISNSFGFGGTNGTLVFKRFTG, encoded by the coding sequence ATGAGTCAGAGAAGAGTAGTCATCACCGGTTTGGGTCAAGTATCGCCTGTTGGTAACGATGTTGCCACTGCATGGAGCAATTTGCTGGCAGGTAAAAGCGGTATCGGCAAAATTACCCGTTTTGATGCCTCTGACTTGGCCTGCCAGATTGCAGGCGAAGTAAAAGATTTTGAAATCGGCGACTATATCAGCCCCAAAGAAGCCCGTCGCATGGATGCGTTTATCCACTACGGTATCGCAGCTGCGCTGCAAGCCATCGCCGATTCGGGTTTGGACGATGTGGAAGGTTTGGATAAAGACCGGGTAGGCGTGAATATCGGTTCGGGCATCGGCGGTTTGCCGAGCATTGAGGCGACCGGCAAAGTCGTTTTGGAAAGCGGTGCACGCAAAATCAATCCTTTCTTTATTCCGGGTTCGCTGATTAACCTGATTGCAGGTCATGTAACCATTTTGAAAGGCTATCGCGGCCCAAGTTACGGCATGGTTTCTGCCTGTACCACCGGTGCGCACTCTATCGGCGATTCGGCCCGCATGATCAAATACGGTGATGCCGATGTAATGGTTGCCGGCGGTGCGGAAGGTGCGGTATGTACTTTGGGTATGGGCGGTTTTGCCGCAATGAAAGCCCTGTCAACGCGCAACGACGATCCGCTGACCGCATCTCGTCCGTGGGACAAAGGCCGCGACGGTTTTGTGATGGGTGAGGGCGCCGGTGTGCTGGTGTTGGAAGAATTGGAACACGCTAAAAAACGCGGTGCAAAAATTTATGCAGAGTTGGTGGGTTTCGGTATGAGTTCCGATGCCTTCCATATTACCGCGCCGAATGTCGAAGGCCCTGCTTTGGCTGTAAACCGTGCGTTGAAAGATGCGGGTTTGGATCCGACCAGTGTCGACTATGTGAATGCACACGGCACGTCTACGCCTTTGGGTGATGCAAACGAAACCAACGCCATTAAGTTGGCATTGGGTGATCATGCGAAGAAAGTCGTGGTGAATTCTACCAAATCTATGACCGGCCACTTATTGGGTGCGGCCGGCGGTGTGGAAGCCGTGTATAGTGTTTTAGCCGTTCACGATCAAAAATCTCCGCCAACCATCAATATTTTCGAGCAGGATATCGAGTCAGGTTGCGATTTGGATTATTGTGCCAACGAAGCGCGCGACGTGAAGATTGATGTTGCGATTTCCAACTCGTTCGGTTTTGGCGGTACCAACGGTACTTTGGTGTTCAAACGCTTTACCGGATAA
- the infB gene encoding translation initiation factor IF-2 — protein MSNTTVEQFAAELKKPVADLLKQLKSAGVEKNSGSDVITSDDKQLLLAYLQKSHGSDSGTISISRKKAEVSTVGGVQVETRRRGRSVTIPSAEELAAQAKAKLEAEQAQARKAAEEAEAKARAEREAEEAAAKAKAEAEAVRKAEEASKAVEKTEKPQAEKSGEERPSEKSDKAEKAAKPAKAKHNKPQAKNENAAPQPVVSEAEQAQRDEEARRAAALRAHQEALLKEKQERQARRDAMKQQAQQEAKTAKEAKQLEQRSAKPTAKPAPVVSESAKAAPANPARNKKEDRHNRDEEMRPRNAKNGKNRDRNAGRDEERTRGGKKGKKQLKLEPNQHAFQTPTEPVVHEVLVPETITVADLAHKMAVKGVEVVKALMKMGMMVTINQSIDQDTALIVVEELGHIGKPAAADDPEAFLDDGAELAEVAEVSRPPVVTVMGHVDHGKTSLLDFIRRSKVVQGEAGGITQHIGAYHVETPRGVVTFLDTPGHEAFTAMRARGAKATDIVILVVAADDGVMPQTIEAIAHAKAAGVPIVVAVNKIDKESANPERIRQELTAHEVVPDEWGGDVQFVNVSAKQGLNIDALLEAVLLEAEVLELKAPVEAPAKGIIVEARLDKGRGAVATLLVQSGTLRKGDMLLAGTAFGKVRAMTDENGNAIEEAGPSIPVEILGLSDVPNAGEDAIVLTDEKKAREIALFRQGKYRDVRLAKQQAAKLENMFNNMGENQAQSLSVIIKADVQGSYEALAGSLKKLSTDEVKVNVLHSGVGGITESDVNLAIASGAFIIGFNVRADASARKLAEGEDIEIRYYNIIYDAIDDVKAAMSGMLAPEEKEQVIGSVEIRQVITVSKVGNIAGCMVTDGIVKRDSHVRLIRNNVVIHTGELASLKRFKDDVKEVRMGYECGLMLKNYNDIIEGDQLEVFEIVEVARSL, from the coding sequence ATGAGCAACACAACCGTAGAACAATTTGCGGCCGAGCTGAAAAAGCCGGTTGCCGATTTGCTGAAACAATTAAAAAGTGCCGGTGTGGAAAAAAACAGCGGCAGCGATGTGATTACTTCCGATGACAAACAGTTGTTGTTGGCTTATTTGCAGAAATCCCACGGTAGTGACAGCGGTACGATCAGTATCAGCCGTAAAAAAGCCGAAGTCAGCACGGTAGGCGGTGTTCAGGTAGAAACCCGTCGTCGCGGCCGTTCCGTAACCATTCCGTCGGCAGAAGAATTGGCTGCACAAGCCAAAGCCAAATTAGAAGCCGAACAGGCGCAAGCCCGCAAAGCTGCGGAGGAAGCCGAAGCAAAAGCGCGTGCCGAGCGTGAAGCCGAGGAAGCGGCGGCCAAAGCTAAAGCCGAAGCGGAAGCGGTGCGCAAAGCCGAAGAAGCGTCCAAGGCTGTTGAAAAAACCGAAAAGCCGCAGGCTGAGAAGTCTGGCGAAGAAAGGCCGTCTGAAAAATCAGACAAAGCTGAGAAAGCGGCCAAGCCTGCTAAAGCGAAACACAACAAGCCGCAAGCGAAAAATGAAAACGCTGCACCTCAGCCTGTTGTCAGCGAAGCAGAGCAGGCGCAACGTGATGAAGAAGCCCGCAGGGCTGCCGCTTTGCGCGCCCATCAGGAAGCTTTGCTGAAAGAAAAACAGGAGCGTCAGGCACGTCGCGATGCGATGAAGCAGCAGGCGCAACAGGAAGCCAAGACGGCCAAAGAAGCGAAGCAGCTTGAACAGCGTTCGGCCAAGCCTACTGCCAAACCCGCACCTGTAGTGAGTGAAAGCGCAAAAGCGGCTCCGGCCAATCCGGCACGTAATAAAAAAGAAGACCGCCACAACCGTGACGAAGAAATGCGTCCGCGCAATGCGAAAAACGGTAAGAACCGCGACCGAAACGCAGGCCGTGACGAAGAGCGTACACGTGGCGGCAAAAAAGGCAAAAAACAGTTGAAGCTGGAGCCGAACCAACATGCGTTCCAAACACCGACCGAGCCGGTAGTGCATGAAGTATTGGTGCCGGAAACCATTACCGTAGCCGATTTGGCACACAAAATGGCAGTAAAAGGCGTAGAAGTGGTTAAGGCCTTGATGAAAATGGGCATGATGGTAACCATCAACCAATCTATCGACCAAGATACGGCTCTGATTGTGGTAGAAGAACTGGGCCACATCGGTAAACCTGCCGCCGCAGATGATCCTGAAGCATTCTTGGATGACGGTGCCGAATTGGCTGAGGTGGCAGAAGTAAGCCGTCCGCCGGTTGTCACGGTAATGGGTCACGTTGACCACGGTAAAACTTCATTGCTGGACTTCATCCGCCGCTCTAAAGTGGTACAAGGCGAGGCCGGCGGTATTACCCAGCATATCGGTGCATATCATGTCGAAACGCCGCGCGGCGTGGTAACTTTCTTGGATACACCGGGTCACGAAGCGTTTACCGCCATGCGTGCACGCGGTGCGAAAGCGACCGATATTGTGATTTTGGTGGTGGCTGCCGATGACGGCGTAATGCCGCAAACCATTGAAGCGATTGCCCATGCCAAAGCGGCAGGTGTGCCGATTGTGGTGGCAGTCAACAAAATTGATAAAGAGTCAGCCAATCCGGAACGTATCCGCCAGGAATTGACCGCACACGAAGTGGTGCCGGACGAATGGGGCGGTGATGTTCAGTTTGTCAACGTATCGGCCAAACAAGGCTTGAATATCGATGCTTTGCTGGAGGCTGTATTGTTGGAAGCGGAAGTATTGGAGCTGAAAGCACCGGTAGAAGCGCCTGCAAAAGGCATTATCGTAGAAGCGCGCTTGGACAAAGGACGCGGTGCGGTAGCGACATTACTGGTTCAAAGCGGTACTTTACGCAAGGGCGATATGCTGTTGGCGGGTACGGCTTTCGGTAAAGTGCGTGCCATGACCGATGAAAACGGCAATGCCATTGAAGAAGCCGGCCCTTCTATTCCGGTTGAGATTCTCGGCTTGTCGGACGTACCGAATGCCGGTGAAGATGCGATTGTATTGACCGACGAGAAGAAAGCCCGCGAGATTGCCCTGTTCCGTCAAGGTAAATACCGCGATGTACGTTTGGCCAAACAGCAGGCCGCCAAGTTGGAAAATATGTTCAACAACATGGGCGAAAACCAGGCTCAATCTTTGTCTGTGATTATCAAAGCCGATGTTCAGGGTTCGTATGAAGCGTTGGCCGGCAGCTTGAAAAAACTGTCTACAGATGAAGTTAAAGTCAACGTATTGCACAGCGGTGTGGGCGGTATTACTGAAAGCGATGTGAACTTGGCCATTGCTTCCGGGGCGTTCATTATCGGCTTTAACGTCCGTGCCGATGCTTCTGCGCGTAAGTTGGCAGAAGGCGAGGACATCGAAATCCGTTACTACAACATCATCTACGATGCCATCGATGATGTGAAAGCGGCGATGAGCGGTATGTTGGCGCCGGAAGAGAAAGAACAGGTTATCGGTTCAGTGGAAATCCGTCAGGTAATTACCGTATCGAAAGTGGGCAATATTGCCGGCTGTATGGTTACCGACGGTATCGTGAAGCGCGATTCGCATGTACGCTTGATCCGCAACAACGTAGTTATCCACACCGGCGAACTGGCTTCTCTGAAACGCTTCAAAGACGACGTTAAAGAAGTCCGTATGGGCTACGAGTGCGGCTTGATGTTGAAAAACTATAACGACATTATCGAAGGCGACCAATTGGAAGTATTTGAAATCGTCGAAGTGGCACGTTCTCTGTAA
- the nusA gene encoding transcription termination factor NusA has product MSREMLLLAEALASEKNVNTEVVFEALEFALSTAAKKKADREHMDVRVEIDRNTGEYRTFRRWLIVADEDYTYPDVEKTIEEIQEEIPGTTIQIGEYYEEQLENEGFGRQAAQTAKQIILQRIRDAEREQILGEFLVRKDDIIMGTVKRVERHGVILEINRLDALLPRDQMIPRENFRNGDRVRVAFLRVDEIGNSGRKQVVVSRTSNDFLVKLFAMEVPEIEDGLLEIKEVARDPGQRAKIAVKANDQRIDPQGTCIGVRGSRVNAVTNELAGERIDVVLWSPETAQFVINALSPAEVTRILIDEDKHSVDVIVAEDQLALAIGRGGQNVRLAADLTGWQLNIMTVAEAEERHAAEDEAIRNLFIENLNVDTETANILVQEGFATLEEVAYVPAEELLEIDGFDEQVVEMLRNRARDALLTQAIASEEKLEDVADDMRELEGIDQDMLRNLAQAGVTTRDDLAELSVDELIEITGVHEEDAKKVILAAREHWFNEESTEGNA; this is encoded by the coding sequence ATGAGTCGTGAAATGCTGCTGTTGGCAGAAGCACTGGCCAGCGAAAAAAACGTTAATACAGAAGTGGTTTTCGAAGCGCTTGAGTTTGCGTTGAGTACTGCTGCAAAGAAAAAAGCAGATAGAGAACATATGGATGTGCGCGTCGAAATCGACCGCAACACCGGGGAATACCGTACTTTCCGCCGTTGGCTGATTGTGGCCGACGAAGACTACACTTATCCGGATGTGGAAAAAACCATTGAAGAGATTCAAGAGGAAATTCCGGGTACAACGATCCAAATCGGCGAATATTACGAAGAGCAGCTTGAGAACGAGGGCTTCGGCCGTCAGGCTGCGCAAACTGCGAAACAAATCATTCTGCAGCGTATCCGTGATGCGGAGCGCGAACAGATTCTGGGTGAATTTTTGGTCCGCAAAGACGACATCATTATGGGTACCGTTAAACGCGTCGAGCGTCACGGTGTGATTTTGGAAATCAACCGCTTGGACGCATTGTTACCGCGCGATCAAATGATTCCTCGTGAGAATTTCCGTAACGGCGACCGTGTTCGCGTTGCGTTTTTACGTGTGGATGAAATCGGTAATTCCGGCCGTAAACAGGTTGTGGTAAGTCGTACTTCAAACGATTTCCTGGTGAAACTGTTTGCGATGGAAGTGCCGGAAATCGAAGACGGCTTGCTGGAAATTAAAGAAGTGGCCAGAGACCCGGGCCAACGTGCCAAAATCGCAGTTAAAGCAAACGACCAGCGTATCGATCCGCAAGGAACGTGTATCGGTGTACGCGGTTCGCGTGTCAATGCGGTAACCAATGAGTTGGCCGGCGAGCGTATCGATGTGGTTTTATGGTCTCCGGAAACAGCGCAGTTTGTGATTAACGCATTGTCTCCTGCCGAAGTGACCCGTATTTTGATCGATGAAGATAAACATTCGGTGGATGTGATAGTTGCTGAAGACCAACTGGCTTTGGCAATTGGCAGAGGCGGTCAAAATGTGCGTTTGGCTGCGGATTTGACCGGTTGGCAGTTGAATATCATGACGGTTGCCGAAGCGGAAGAGCGCCATGCGGCTGAAGATGAAGCAATCCGCAATCTGTTTATCGAAAATCTGAATGTGGATACGGAAACTGCCAATATTCTGGTTCAGGAAGGTTTTGCAACATTGGAAGAAGTGGCTTACGTGCCTGCCGAAGAATTGCTGGAAATCGACGGTTTTGACGAACAGGTTGTTGAAATGTTGAGAAACCGTGCACGTGATGCATTGCTGACTCAGGCGATTGCTTCCGAAGAAAAATTAGAAGATGTAGCAGACGATATGCGCGAATTGGAAGGCATCGATCAGGATATGTTGCGCAATTTGGCACAAGCCGGTGTGACGACCCGTGACGATTTGGCTGAGCTGTCTGTAGATGAATTAATCGAAATTACCGGTGTACATGAGGAAGATGCTAAAAAAGTGATTTTGGCGGCCCGTGAACATTGGTTCAATGAAGAAAGTACGGAGGGTAATGCATGA
- the serC gene encoding phosphoserine transaminase — protein sequence MLPTPIYNFSAGPAILPESVLRTAQSEMFDYNGTGFSVMTMSHRSEVFMSILYHAEQDLRQLMNIPDNYKVLFLQGGASAQFNQVVMNFANGFKRVDSVVTGNWSRIAHSQMGKLSDAEIHLAAHGGEMYNYQNLPPVSSWDISKDSAFVHFVINETVHGLQYREVPKLEDGMPPLICDMSSELLSRKINVEDFGVIYAGAQKNIGPSGATIVIIREDLLDRCSDRIPDVWNYKSHIEKQGMYNTPATYPIYISGLVFRWLQSQGGVAQMETINTLKAKTLYNAIDGSGGFYINNVHPGARSKMNVIFTTGNAELDELFAQESTTRGLQLLRGYKSMGGMRASIYNAMTLQGVEALIDFMKEFQRRYG from the coding sequence ATGCTGCCGACACCGATTTACAATTTTTCAGCCGGGCCTGCTATTTTGCCGGAATCTGTTTTACGTACTGCACAAAGCGAAATGTTTGACTATAACGGTACGGGCTTCTCCGTAATGACGATGAGCCACCGCTCGGAAGTGTTTATGAGCATTCTTTACCATGCCGAACAAGATCTTCGTCAATTAATGAATATTCCCGACAATTACAAAGTTTTGTTTCTGCAAGGCGGTGCCAGCGCACAATTCAACCAAGTAGTCATGAACTTTGCCAACGGTTTCAAACGTGTCGATTCGGTGGTTACTGGCAACTGGTCGCGCATTGCCCACTCGCAAATGGGTAAACTTTCGGATGCCGAAATCCATTTGGCGGCGCACGGCGGCGAAATGTACAACTACCAAAATCTGCCTCCCGTATCGTCTTGGGACATCAGCAAAGACTCTGCCTTTGTCCACTTCGTCATCAATGAGACCGTACACGGCCTGCAATACCGCGAAGTACCGAAATTGGAAGACGGCATGCCGCCACTGATTTGCGATATGTCTTCCGAATTGCTGTCGCGCAAAATCAATGTTGAAGACTTCGGCGTTATCTATGCCGGTGCACAAAAGAACATCGGCCCTTCCGGTGCAACAATCGTCATCATCCGCGAAGATCTGCTCGACCGCTGTTCCGACCGTATCCCCGACGTATGGAACTACAAATCGCATATTGAAAAACAAGGTATGTACAATACGCCGGCCACTTATCCGATTTACATTTCCGGCTTGGTATTCCGCTGGCTGCAATCCCAAGGCGGTGTAGCGCAAATGGAAACCATCAACACCCTGAAAGCCAAAACGCTGTACAACGCCATCGACGGCAGCGGCGGCTTCTATATCAACAATGTCCATCCCGGCGCGCGTTCCAAAATGAACGTGATTTTCACAACCGGCAATGCGGAACTGGACGAGCTGTTTGCCCAAGAATCCACCACACGCGGACTGCAACTGCTGCGCGGCTACAAATCCATGGGTGGCATGCGTGCCAGCATCTACAACGCCATGACTCTGCAAGGCGTAGAAGCATTAATCGATTTCATGAAAGAATTCCAACGTAGATACGGTTAA
- a CDS encoding NAD-dependent succinate-semialdehyde dehydrogenase, giving the protein MRLNDSNLLKNLCYINGTWHNEDNGKRIPVINPANGNLLADVPDMGKAETKAAVTSAQTALPAWSALPASERSRLLKRWFELVMQHQEDLAHILTYEQGKPLAEARGEIAYGASYIEWFAEEAKRIYGETLPSSNSDQRLTVLRQPVGVCAAITPWNFPNAMITRKVAPALAAGCTFILRPASKTPLSALALAELADRAGVPPGVFNVITGNAAEIGSVLTGDQRIRKFSFTGSTETGKKLMAQCSATVKRVSLELGGNAPFIVFDDADLDAAVAGAVASKFRNAGQTCVCTNRFYVQADVYEAFIEKLTRAVQQLKVGNGWDEGVTIGPVIDRQSIEKIRQLLDNAVGQGADITCGGFSDGLFFQPTVISGATQTMAVAHEEIFGPLAPVFRFTDEAEAVKLANDTEYGLAAYFYSRDIGRITRVSEALEYGMVGVNTGLISNAAAPFGGIKQSGFGREGSRHGLDEYLEMKYIALAGVNS; this is encoded by the coding sequence ATGCGGCTTAACGATTCCAACCTACTGAAAAATCTGTGCTATATCAACGGCACATGGCATAACGAGGATAACGGAAAACGTATCCCCGTTATCAATCCTGCCAACGGCAACCTGCTTGCCGATGTTCCCGATATGGGCAAAGCAGAAACTAAAGCGGCAGTTACGTCTGCCCAAACCGCGCTTCCTGCTTGGTCAGCGCTTCCGGCTTCCGAACGCAGCCGTTTACTGAAGCGGTGGTTTGAGCTGGTGATGCAGCACCAAGAAGATCTGGCACACATTCTGACTTACGAACAAGGCAAACCGTTAGCCGAAGCGCGCGGCGAAATTGCCTACGGCGCATCTTATATCGAGTGGTTTGCCGAAGAAGCGAAACGGATTTACGGCGAAACCCTGCCCTCATCCAACAGCGACCAACGCCTAACCGTACTGCGCCAACCGGTTGGCGTTTGCGCCGCCATCACCCCGTGGAATTTTCCCAATGCCATGATTACCCGGAAAGTAGCGCCGGCATTGGCAGCAGGCTGTACTTTCATTCTCCGGCCGGCTTCCAAAACACCGCTTTCCGCGCTTGCACTCGCCGAATTGGCCGACCGTGCGGGCGTTCCGCCCGGCGTATTCAATGTGATTACCGGTAATGCCGCCGAAATCGGTTCAGTATTAACCGGTGATCAGCGCATACGTAAATTCAGCTTTACCGGCTCAACCGAAACCGGTAAAAAATTGATGGCTCAATGCTCGGCAACAGTAAAAAGGGTTTCTTTAGAACTAGGTGGTAACGCGCCTTTTATCGTATTTGACGACGCGGACTTGGATGCAGCCGTTGCGGGCGCCGTTGCCAGCAAATTCCGCAATGCCGGCCAAACCTGCGTCTGTACCAACCGTTTTTATGTGCAGGCAGATGTTTACGAAGCATTTATAGAAAAACTGACCCGTGCCGTACAACAGTTAAAAGTCGGCAACGGCTGGGATGAAGGCGTAACCATCGGCCCGGTTATCGACCGTCAATCGATAGAAAAAATACGGCAGCTTCTCGACAATGCTGTCGGACAAGGGGCTGATATTACATGCGGCGGTTTTTCAGACGGCCTCTTTTTCCAACCGACCGTAATTTCCGGTGCAACGCAAACAATGGCTGTGGCACATGAAGAAATCTTCGGCCCGCTTGCGCCCGTATTCCGTTTTACCGATGAGGCGGAAGCAGTAAAATTGGCAAACGATACCGAATACGGGCTCGCCGCCTATTTTTACAGCCGAGATATCGGACGCATCACCCGCGTCAGCGAAGCATTGGAATACGGCATGGTCGGTGTTAACACCGGTTTGATTTCCAATGCCGCTGCACCGTTCGGAGGCATCAAACAATCCGGTTTCGGCCGTGAAGGCTCGCGCCACGGCTTAGATGAATATTTGGAAATGAAATATATTGCTTTGGCAGGTGTTAATTCATAA
- a CDS encoding LTA synthase family protein translates to MIRLPFRILLFTVAVFALMRGALFAVHHDYFQEASLPAALLSGSRFDLKLAVLAYSPFLLLLVLPWQKVQGRRLRRWAALVCGVVLTVLVGLQMADIAYFGEVNRHIGGDLLNIGGDVGFIFQTAFSSRLGYTVGGVLFLAVMWWLWLKWVVRPEDGGLPSRFVVRVAQSAVLLVCYVFLARGMVVSGKPLNAVDAFNGTGQQQANLTLNGALVTLDAVKDRQNQIPLKYLDDKEMQNFQTAYPDAFRYQPSAQAGGKNVVFILLESWSYRFIDGLSGNNFKATPYTDNLIRHSRVWDHFYAAGQRSIIGIQASLSSVPALPDRQPLGFGLELNNMSRIAELAGKQGYRTLMVQSSNRRSFHMDGIAKALGFQEYYGKEDIPLLREYPQETPAFGWDYDSLMFLGKKISEQPKPFFAFFFSGTTHEPFADPGKEFHLHPHDNRSEQGFLNTLKYSDWSLHQFMEYAKQQTWYKDTVFVITADHTLNSGTPDSKAVERFHIPLIIFESGEQAARYGWQASQYDLLPTFADIIGVKQPVYTFGQSLLNPKQDDLPIMMNQGGSTVMLSGSETAEFDRNQIISQTPSAAPYLKQLQWRMQSADEKLRNNQWTQ, encoded by the coding sequence ATGATTCGCCTACCATTCCGTATTTTATTGTTTACCGTTGCTGTTTTCGCTTTGATGCGCGGCGCACTTTTTGCGGTACATCACGATTATTTCCAAGAAGCCTCTTTGCCGGCTGCCTTGCTGTCGGGCAGCAGATTTGATTTGAAACTGGCCGTATTGGCTTATTCGCCGTTTTTGTTGTTGCTGGTTTTGCCGTGGCAAAAAGTGCAGGGAAGACGCTTGCGGCGTTGGGCGGCTTTGGTGTGCGGTGTGGTGTTGACGGTATTGGTCGGGCTGCAGATGGCGGATATTGCCTATTTCGGTGAAGTGAACCGCCATATCGGTGGCGATTTGCTGAACATCGGTGGTGATGTGGGCTTTATTTTTCAGACGGCCTTCAGCTCGCGTTTGGGATATACCGTCGGCGGTGTGCTGTTTTTAGCCGTTATGTGGTGGCTGTGGCTGAAGTGGGTGGTTCGGCCGGAAGACGGCGGCTTGCCCAGCCGCTTTGTTGTTCGTGTGGCGCAAAGTGCGGTTTTACTGGTGTGTTATGTGTTTTTGGCCCGAGGTATGGTGGTCAGCGGCAAACCCCTGAATGCGGTGGATGCGTTTAACGGAACCGGCCAGCAGCAGGCCAATCTGACTTTGAACGGCGCATTGGTGACGTTGGACGCAGTGAAAGACCGTCAAAACCAGATTCCGCTGAAATATCTTGATGATAAAGAAATGCAAAATTTTCAGACGGCCTATCCCGATGCTTTTCGTTATCAGCCGAGCGCTCAAGCCGGTGGGAAAAATGTCGTATTTATTTTATTGGAAAGTTGGAGCTACCGCTTTATCGACGGCTTGTCCGGCAACAATTTCAAAGCGACCCCGTATACCGATAATTTAATCAGACACAGCCGCGTTTGGGATCATTTCTATGCGGCAGGGCAACGCAGCATTATCGGCATTCAGGCATCGTTAAGTTCGGTTCCCGCTCTGCCAGACAGGCAGCCGTTGGGCTTCGGCTTGGAGTTGAACAATATGAGCCGCATTGCCGAGTTGGCGGGAAAGCAAGGCTACCGTACGCTGATGGTGCAGTCGTCCAACCGCCGCTCTTTCCATATGGACGGTATCGCCAAAGCATTGGGTTTTCAAGAGTATTACGGTAAGGAAGACATTCCCCTGCTGCGCGAATATCCGCAGGAGACTCCGGCTTTCGGCTGGGATTACGACAGTCTGATGTTTTTGGGTAAGAAAATCAGCGAACAGCCCAAACCGTTTTTTGCCTTTTTCTTCAGCGGAACCACGCATGAGCCGTTTGCCGATCCCGGCAAAGAATTCCATCTTCATCCGCATGACAACCGCAGCGAACAAGGATTTTTGAATACCTTGAAATACAGCGACTGGTCGCTGCACCAGTTTATGGAATATGCCAAGCAGCAAACTTGGTATAAAGATACGGTTTTTGTGATTACCGCCGACCACACCCTGAATAGCGGCACGCCCGACAGCAAAGCGGTCGAGCGGTTCCATATTCCGCTGATTATTTTCGAGTCGGGCGAGCAAGCGGCGCGCTACGGTTGGCAGGCCTCGCAATATGATTTGCTGCCGACTTTTGCCGATATTATCGGTGTGAAACAGCCGGTTTATACATTCGGGCAAAGCCTGCTGAATCCGAAACAGGACGATTTGCCGATTATGATGAATCAAGGCGGAAGTACGGTGATGTTGTCGGGCAGCGAAACCGCCGAGTTCGACCGCAACCAAATCATCA
- the rbfA gene encoding 30S ribosome-binding factor RbfA, translating to MRKNTRGYARVDRVKEQVMRELAELVRKGLKDPRAGFITINDVEVTRDYSHATVYYTVLDDATREVTAEALEHAKGFLRSELSKRIKLFRTPELHFIYDESLERGMSISHLIDQVAAEKPVED from the coding sequence ATGAGAAAGAATACCCGAGGTTATGCACGGGTCGACCGGGTTAAAGAGCAGGTAATGCGCGAGTTGGCAGAACTTGTCCGCAAGGGTTTGAAAGATCCCCGTGCCGGTTTTATCACGATTAACGATGTGGAGGTAACCCGCGATTACAGCCATGCTACCGTTTACTATACGGTGCTGGACGATGCGACGCGCGAGGTAACCGCAGAGGCTTTGGAGCATGCCAAAGGCTTTTTGCGCAGTGAATTGTCGAAGCGGATTAAATTGTTCCGTACGCCCGAACTGCATTTTATTTATGATGAATCATTGGAGCGCGGTATGAGTATTTCGCACCTGATTGATCAGGTTGCAGCCGAAAAACCGGTTGAAGATTGA
- the rimP gene encoding ribosome maturation factor RimP gives MDIQTILDKTLPGLGYELVDFELTAQGDLRVFIDKEGGITVEDCATVSNHLSRLFMVEDVDYKRLEISSPGLDRPLKKASDFVRFSGQQAKIKTRLPIDGQKNFIGTIENCENDIVRVAFDGKTVDIELGNIDKARLRPEFKF, from the coding sequence ATGGATATTCAAACCATCTTGGATAAAACCCTGCCCGGCTTGGGTTACGAATTAGTGGATTTCGAGTTGACCGCTCAAGGCGATCTGCGTGTGTTTATCGATAAAGAAGGCGGCATTACGGTTGAAGACTGTGCAACAGTCAGCAACCATCTCAGCCGCTTGTTTATGGTGGAAGACGTAGATTATAAACGCTTGGAAATCTCCAGCCCGGGATTGGATCGTCCGTTGAAAAAAGCTTCAGATTTTGTTCGTTTTAGCGGACAGCAGGCCAAAATCAAAACGCGCTTGCCGATAGACGGCCAAAAAAACTTTATCGGCACTATCGAAAATTGTGAAAACGACATTGTGCGCGTTGCTTTTGACGGTAAAACCGTCGATATCGAGTTGGGCAATATCGATAAAGCCCGCCTGCGCCCCGAATTTAAATTTTAA